Proteins encoded in a region of the Paenibacillus sp. W2I17 genome:
- a CDS encoding DKNYY domain-containing protein, with product MNKFIVDEDLQVKLHNDEDGTNTPIKGGITAQDFEVISTYQKGWLTFAYLRDRQGIWWFNARKHKASLFSRDTEAFRVIDEDYCCDSQYVYLEDQAVPDSDPNSFRLLPDTPYFAQDQRYLYVKSSTHFHQFEDIDTNSVIAHHDYCTDKDHLFHLSSSLRYANGEKDEVRAWLREHHSDVPGWWNDHYAHSAKGATQITGNWVETASSIFYRTEWGGTYRQEAKAVLNLVRGADVSTFEPLDEQFARDRERVYFQWRTVKGADPDTFQSLGGPFGRDGKHVYYNGYRADGADAQHFEAYAGTEHLGLSKDQQHVYRAEVVRTSHPFGHPDDVLQMIKGADAATFELITPSGSWAVDADRVYLWGKPNKHMDRASFTHLFDADPQSWATDQNGLYNANGNRTVKGVNGSTFVMLNQYWGKDDRVVFSFVTGGVYKSGDAATFQVTDDIGGAEDALFRYTVEGGTVRKKKR from the coding sequence ATGAACAAGTTTATTGTAGATGAAGACCTTCAAGTGAAATTGCATAATGACGAGGATGGAACTAACACTCCGATTAAGGGAGGCATTACTGCTCAGGATTTTGAAGTCATCTCTACGTATCAAAAGGGATGGTTGACCTTCGCCTACCTGCGTGATCGTCAGGGAATATGGTGGTTCAATGCCCGCAAGCATAAGGCGAGTTTGTTCAGTCGGGATACGGAAGCTTTTCGTGTGATCGATGAAGATTACTGCTGCGACTCTCAGTATGTCTATCTGGAAGATCAGGCCGTGCCTGACTCCGATCCGAACAGCTTCCGGCTGTTGCCGGATACGCCCTACTTTGCTCAGGACCAACGTTATCTATATGTGAAGAGTAGCACGCATTTTCATCAATTTGAGGATATCGATACGAACTCTGTGATTGCTCATCACGACTATTGCACCGACAAGGACCATCTGTTCCATCTGTCCAGCTCTCTTCGTTATGCGAATGGGGAAAAGGATGAGGTGAGAGCGTGGTTGCGTGAGCATCATTCCGACGTACCTGGCTGGTGGAATGATCATTATGCCCACAGTGCAAAGGGCGCTACGCAGATCACAGGGAACTGGGTTGAGACGGCGTCGTCTATTTTTTATAGAACCGAATGGGGCGGTACGTATCGTCAAGAAGCAAAAGCCGTATTAAACCTTGTTCGTGGAGCGGACGTGTCTACCTTTGAACCGTTGGACGAGCAGTTTGCACGGGACCGGGAACGTGTTTATTTTCAGTGGCGTACTGTAAAAGGAGCAGACCCGGATACGTTCCAGTCACTAGGTGGACCCTTTGGTCGTGATGGCAAACATGTGTATTACAATGGTTACCGTGCGGATGGAGCTGACGCTCAGCATTTTGAAGCTTATGCCGGGACGGAGCATCTTGGACTTTCCAAGGATCAGCAACATGTGTATCGTGCCGAGGTTGTTCGGACAAGTCACCCTTTCGGTCATCCGGACGATGTGCTTCAGATGATCAAGGGGGCAGACGCAGCAACGTTTGAGTTAATAACACCTTCCGGTAGTTGGGCGGTGGATGCCGATCGTGTGTATCTATGGGGTAAACCAAATAAACATATGGATCGAGCCAGCTTTACACATCTATTTGATGCCGATCCCCAGAGTTGGGCCACGGATCAGAATGGTCTATATAATGCCAATGGCAACCGTACGGTAAAGGGTGTCAACGGAAGTACATTTGTCATGCTGAATCAATATTGGGGCAAAGACGACCGTGTAGTGTTCAGCTTTGTGACGGGTGGGGTTTATAAGTCGGGAGATGCAGCGACATTTCAAGTTACAGATGATATCGGGGGCGCCGAGGATGCGTTATTTCGGTATACGGTGGAAGGCGGTACAGTGCGGAAAAAGAAGAGGTAA
- a CDS encoding TerD family protein: MNQFLQMGANTTLSAAKGSVIISHEISNLIDISLTAFLLTDSDRVQGDSGIIFYNQPTTSSGVATLMPSELVGNTKVHKINFDMSKVPEGITKIAITLTEDNSAGFSNVKNLTAEIDSGKTIIQLTPSSFTNENGIVVLELYLRNGQTKAKAIWRGFDSGLEGLCKLYGVEVEADEQNKLSEPQTTPNSTTTEPDPAVTVPENKNSNQTLSSINLEKVKGNINLVKGQKSVIIDKTPEITATVSWQTGTDYDIYALVYTKNGEQIDVAMFGAAGTPPLKSYGKGIVEHMGDVGRSSQSTKTEVIKLRLNDDILAVVPVVYSAQSNGSGSFYRYKVSMSIDNLNGTSVTISAKNANNNDRIYTCVPGILHNTPDGVIISPLELYSKPDSEFRPKLKMGSSKMVEVEMDTGPLNNYK, from the coding sequence ATGAATCAGTTTCTTCAAATGGGAGCAAACACAACCCTGAGTGCTGCAAAAGGTAGCGTTATAATTAGCCATGAAATTTCTAATTTAATAGATATTTCTTTAACAGCATTCCTTTTAACGGATTCGGATAGAGTACAAGGTGATAGTGGAATCATATTTTATAATCAACCTACAACTTCATCAGGTGTAGCTACCCTCATGCCATCTGAGCTAGTAGGCAATACAAAAGTACATAAAATCAATTTTGATATGAGTAAAGTTCCTGAAGGTATTACCAAAATAGCTATAACCCTTACAGAGGATAACAGCGCTGGATTTTCAAATGTAAAGAATTTAACAGCAGAGATCGATAGCGGAAAGACGATTATTCAGTTAACCCCATCCAGTTTCACCAATGAAAATGGAATTGTCGTATTGGAATTATATTTAAGGAATGGTCAGACAAAAGCAAAAGCAATCTGGCGTGGATTTGATTCCGGGCTTGAAGGGTTATGTAAACTTTACGGTGTTGAGGTTGAAGCGGATGAGCAGAACAAGCTTTCTGAACCCCAGACTACTCCAAACTCAACAACAACAGAACCTGATCCGGCTGTAACAGTTCCTGAAAATAAGAATAGTAACCAAACCTTATCGTCGATAAACCTCGAAAAGGTAAAGGGAAATATCAATCTGGTTAAAGGGCAGAAATCGGTTATCATTGATAAAACACCGGAAATTACAGCGACTGTATCTTGGCAGACTGGGACAGATTATGATATATACGCTTTAGTCTACACAAAGAATGGTGAGCAGATCGATGTAGCAATGTTTGGAGCGGCAGGAACCCCACCCCTCAAAAGTTATGGTAAAGGGATAGTTGAACATATGGGTGATGTTGGAAGAAGCAGCCAATCAACGAAGACAGAAGTTATTAAACTAAGGTTAAACGATGATATTCTTGCAGTTGTTCCTGTGGTTTATTCAGCTCAGTCCAATGGATCAGGCTCATTCTACAGATACAAGGTGTCCATGAGTATAGATAATCTGAATGGAACCTCCGTTACAATATCCGCTAAGAATGCAAATAATAACGATCGGATTTATACCTGTGTGCCCGGAATTCTTCATAATACACCAGATGGAGTAATTATTAGCCCACTGGAGCTTTACAGTAAACCGGATTCAGAGTTTAGACCTAAGCTCAAGATGGGATCTTCAAAGATGGTAGAAGTTGAAATGGATACAGGCCCCCTAAATAATTATAAATAG
- a CDS encoding AAA domain-containing protein, with product MNKKKDILNAWITIEQLSEGSIKKEKPLKLLHTMEEDWNTFFTDFLIKQKEQQNVEDKIYKNSGLVLYFDIFEFEEVVEILREKHKIEKTHEEVSKSDKFTFAIYFDNQLEFIADKLFFTMSGYIRQYGDLPEDFSKFENSFREDLNSKFEDGFNSAISELLQKYNVSTNNFRYAFVKNLDNGEVNLHSFFIEDLNKAKVITTKNLDRYFNGFSGFRQNLDGNKKSIHFNSQIFETNSLQPKYYPLGRFPSNPAFALSFMQQVAVNLALHDKNEIRSVNGPPGTGKTTLLKDIFADLVVQQAVEMVQLSDKTIKRSLVYWQSAKIGILPSSISDKNIVVASSNNGAVQNIVKELPKKETIADDFQKQLDEADYFKDISNSKLTGEGFGKNREIKRETLNEENWGVFSLEGGASTNVNKLLLSIEAIEKDLEDNYQSSTGEGVYQEFSRLYKELKIEREKMQEYSEKIHSLQKLKTKHTEQNIAFEQEEKKKRTSLITQEAEATREFERLRQESLNLQDDISNASIEIENLIDPQAQAKRNYDVVTSQTPRPLWFHKIFNRPKVEQYFKKLNDANDHLNDLSKQKTKWLNERIQLENRLKETATKSEHIQKQTQDTKADFEHWMTTQHNALEKSAQEIAVLENLKSQSGIKELDFSLSYDELQKSNPWFTMQFRKLQSELFISALKVRKQFLYENRKSLKAARIIWSKPSEYIGKENGLQLISESWQWLNLAIPVISTTFASFGRMFKNLNENSIGNLFIDEAGQALPQASVGAIYRSKKVMVVGDPSQIQPVMTLDSNVLTLIGRIYRVDEKFVSADASTQTIVDATSQYGFQKNEDEWIGIPLWVHRRSDYPMFTISNKISYDELMVQGKSEDESQGKSRWYDSTGKANDKFVKEQADLLKSLIDKRLQDDPNLADEIYVITPFSNVANKLVQVLDGINFTKRENGKTTNIGTVHTFQGKEAKIVYFVLGADSDSSGAAKWAVSVPNMMNVAATRAKKEFYIIGDKKLYASLGSEVANKTISIIDDYNNVVV from the coding sequence ATGAATAAAAAGAAAGATATTTTAAATGCTTGGATTACAATAGAGCAGCTATCCGAAGGATCTATTAAGAAAGAAAAACCGCTAAAGCTCTTACATACCATGGAAGAAGACTGGAATACGTTTTTTACAGACTTTTTAATTAAACAAAAAGAACAACAAAATGTAGAAGATAAGATCTATAAAAATTCGGGTTTAGTATTATATTTTGATATTTTCGAATTTGAAGAGGTTGTTGAAATATTGAGGGAGAAGCACAAGATCGAAAAAACCCACGAAGAAGTTAGTAAATCTGACAAATTCACCTTCGCTATATATTTTGATAACCAATTAGAATTTATAGCAGACAAATTATTCTTTACCATGAGCGGTTATATCCGCCAATATGGTGATTTACCAGAAGATTTTTCGAAATTTGAAAACTCATTTAGAGAAGATTTGAACAGTAAATTTGAAGATGGATTTAACAGTGCCATTTCTGAACTTTTGCAAAAGTATAATGTTTCCACTAATAATTTTCGCTATGCATTTGTGAAAAACTTAGATAATGGAGAAGTAAATTTACATTCGTTTTTTATTGAAGATCTGAATAAAGCAAAGGTAATCACTACTAAAAATTTAGATCGTTATTTTAATGGCTTTTCGGGATTCAGGCAGAATTTAGATGGAAATAAAAAGTCAATTCATTTTAACTCACAAATTTTTGAGACAAACAGTTTACAACCTAAATATTACCCGTTAGGACGTTTTCCAAGTAACCCTGCTTTTGCACTCTCATTCATGCAACAGGTTGCGGTGAATCTAGCATTACACGATAAAAATGAGATTCGTAGTGTCAATGGTCCTCCAGGAACAGGGAAAACAACTCTGTTAAAAGATATTTTCGCTGATTTGGTGGTTCAACAGGCAGTGGAAATGGTGCAACTTTCTGATAAAACGATAAAAAGAAGTTTAGTTTATTGGCAAAGTGCTAAAATTGGTATTTTACCATCCTCCATTTCAGATAAAAATATTGTTGTTGCAAGTTCAAATAATGGGGCAGTCCAAAACATTGTTAAGGAGTTACCAAAGAAAGAAACGATTGCTGACGATTTTCAAAAGCAATTGGATGAAGCAGATTATTTCAAAGATATATCTAATTCTAAACTAACCGGTGAAGGTTTCGGAAAAAATCGTGAGATTAAAAGGGAGACTTTAAACGAGGAGAATTGGGGTGTGTTCTCGTTAGAGGGTGGCGCGTCAACAAATGTGAACAAGCTACTTTTAAGCATAGAAGCAATTGAAAAAGATCTAGAAGATAATTATCAATCCAGTACAGGTGAAGGTGTATATCAAGAATTCTCCCGTCTCTATAAGGAATTGAAAATTGAAAGAGAAAAAATGCAGGAATATAGCGAGAAAATACATTCACTTCAAAAATTAAAAACCAAGCATACCGAGCAAAATATTGCTTTTGAACAAGAAGAAAAAAAGAAACGTACAAGTCTAATCACACAAGAAGCAGAAGCGACGCGTGAATTTGAAAGACTGAGACAAGAAAGTTTAAATCTTCAAGATGATATATCGAATGCTTCTATTGAGATAGAAAACCTAATCGATCCACAAGCTCAAGCTAAAAGAAATTATGATGTAGTCACTTCACAAACACCACGCCCTTTGTGGTTTCATAAAATATTTAATCGACCCAAAGTTGAGCAGTACTTCAAAAAACTGAATGATGCGAATGATCATTTAAATGATCTATCTAAACAAAAAACGAAATGGTTAAATGAGCGCATCCAACTCGAAAATAGATTAAAAGAAACTGCTACAAAAAGTGAGCATATTCAAAAACAAACCCAGGACACAAAAGCAGACTTCGAACACTGGATGACTACTCAACATAACGCTTTAGAAAAATCGGCACAAGAAATTGCAGTACTGGAAAACCTCAAATCTCAAAGTGGCATTAAGGAACTAGATTTTTCACTATCCTATGATGAACTTCAAAAGTCTAACCCATGGTTTACAATGCAATTTCGTAAATTACAATCAGAGTTGTTTATTTCAGCTTTAAAAGTTAGAAAGCAATTTCTGTATGAAAACAGAAAGAGTTTGAAGGCCGCGAGAATTATCTGGAGCAAACCGTCTGAATACATTGGAAAAGAGAACGGACTTCAGTTAATTTCGGAATCATGGCAATGGTTGAATTTGGCTATCCCTGTTATCAGCACGACTTTTGCCAGTTTTGGGAGAATGTTTAAAAATCTTAATGAAAACTCAATAGGCAATCTATTCATAGACGAGGCTGGTCAAGCACTACCACAAGCTAGTGTTGGCGCAATTTATAGAAGCAAAAAGGTTATGGTGGTCGGCGATCCATCACAAATACAACCAGTAATGACGTTAGATTCAAATGTGCTGACCTTGATCGGAAGAATTTACAGAGTTGATGAAAAATTTGTCTCTGCTGATGCTTCTACTCAAACCATTGTAGATGCCACAAGTCAGTATGGTTTTCAAAAAAATGAGGATGAATGGATTGGTATACCTCTTTGGGTGCACAGACGTTCGGACTATCCGATGTTTACGATTTCAAATAAAATATCGTATGACGAATTGATGGTACAAGGTAAATCAGAAGATGAGTCACAAGGTAAATCACGATGGTATGACTCAACGGGGAAAGCAAATGATAAATTTGTTAAAGAACAAGCTGATTTACTGAAAAGTCTAATTGATAAACGTTTGCAAGATGACCCGAATTTAGCGGATGAAATTTATGTTATCACCCCATTTAGCAATGTGGCTAATAAACTTGTACAAGTATTAGATGGAATTAACTTCACAAAACGAGAAAATGGAAAAACAACGAATATTGGAACTGTTCATACTTTTCAAGGGAAAGAGGCCAAGATTGTCTACTTTGTTCTTGGGGCTGACTCTGATAGCAGTGGGGCGGCAAAATGGGCTGTCTCTGTTCCAAATATGATGAATGTTGCAGCTACACGAGCAAAAAAAGAATTTTATATTATTGGCGATAAGAAATTGTATGCCTCCCTCGGTAGTGAAGTAGCAAATAAAACGATTTCAATTATTGACGACTATAACAATGTTGTGGTCTGA
- a CDS encoding DEAD/DEAH box helicase, which produces MSEQQFKDYGLGEEIVKALDSLGYETPTEVQTKVIPVALENQDLVVKSQTGSGKTAAYGIPLCELVDWNENKPQALILTPTRELALQVNEDITNIGRFKRIKATALYGQSPFHIQKAELKQRTHVAVGTPGRVLDHIERGTLPLERIAYLVIDEADEMLNMGFIETVQSIIQKLPQERVTMLFSATFPEDVAKLSRKYMNKPVEIEIKASGLTTATIEHAVIHVPEVNKTALLQDLFIVENPDSCIVFCRTQENVDKLFRVMADLDYPADRIHGGMEQDERIEVMNAFRRGQFRYLIATDVAARGIDITNITHVINYDIPLEKEGYVHRTGRTGRAGKTGKAITLITPKDGRRLAEIESYIGFEIPVVKAPSEEAVDRRREDFEKRLKIVPERKKDKREQLNQQIMKLNFNGGKKKKLRAVDFVGTIAKLEGVTADDIGIITILDNVTDVEILNGKGPLVLELMQNTTIKKMQLKVRKGHK; this is translated from the coding sequence ATGAGCGAGCAACAATTTAAAGATTATGGACTTGGTGAAGAGATCGTAAAAGCACTGGACAGTCTGGGCTATGAGACACCAACCGAGGTTCAAACTAAAGTTATTCCGGTAGCATTGGAGAATCAGGATCTTGTGGTCAAATCACAGACAGGTAGTGGTAAAACAGCTGCCTACGGCATTCCGCTCTGCGAGCTGGTGGATTGGAATGAGAATAAGCCACAGGCTTTGATTCTTACCCCAACCCGGGAACTGGCTTTGCAGGTTAATGAAGATATTACGAATATCGGGCGCTTTAAGCGTATTAAAGCAACCGCACTATACGGACAGTCCCCTTTTCATATCCAAAAAGCGGAGTTAAAACAAAGAACCCATGTGGCTGTTGGTACGCCAGGTCGGGTGCTGGATCATATCGAACGTGGCACGCTGCCACTCGAACGAATCGCTTATCTTGTCATTGACGAGGCCGATGAGATGCTGAATATGGGCTTTATCGAGACGGTACAATCCATCATTCAGAAACTGCCGCAGGAGCGAGTAACGATGTTGTTCTCCGCTACGTTCCCTGAAGATGTAGCCAAGCTGTCACGCAAATACATGAACAAACCGGTGGAGATCGAGATCAAGGCAAGTGGACTGACAACTGCCACCATCGAACATGCTGTGATTCATGTGCCAGAGGTGAACAAAACCGCGCTACTTCAGGACTTGTTCATTGTGGAAAATCCGGATAGCTGCATTGTGTTCTGCCGTACGCAGGAAAATGTGGATAAACTGTTCCGGGTCATGGCTGACCTTGACTACCCAGCAGATCGTATCCATGGTGGTATGGAGCAGGATGAGCGGATCGAAGTAATGAACGCATTCCGACGGGGACAATTCCGTTATCTGATCGCGACAGATGTAGCCGCACGTGGTATTGATATCACGAATATTACACATGTCATCAACTACGATATTCCTTTGGAAAAAGAGGGATATGTTCACCGTACAGGCCGTACGGGGCGCGCAGGCAAAACAGGTAAAGCCATTACGTTGATTACACCGAAAGATGGCAGACGTCTGGCGGAGATTGAATCCTATATTGGATTCGAAATCCCTGTCGTGAAAGCACCTTCCGAGGAAGCTGTAGATCGCCGCAGAGAAGATTTTGAGAAACGATTGAAGATCGTTCCTGAACGTAAAAAGGATAAGCGTGAACAGCTGAACCAACAGATCATGAAGCTGAACTTCAACGGAGGCAAGAAGAAGAAACTTCGTGCCGTTGACTTTGTCGGTACCATCGCCAAGCTTGAAGGGGTAACCGCAGACGACATCGGGATCATTACAATTCTGGATAATGTGACGGATGTAGAGATTCTGAACGGTAAAGGCCCTCTCGTACTGGAGCTCATGCAGAATACAACGATCAAAAAGATGCAGCTCAAGGTTCGCAAAGGTCATAAATAG
- a CDS encoding macrolide 2'-phosphotransferase has translation MTKPNLNENLAIQKELLSLAKQNGLLIVEESLDINESGMDFRVAFATDEEGRRWVLRQPRREDVWERAENERKVLDVVRGNIPAQVPDWRIFTPELIAYPLLDGDPIAVVDPAGGGYVWRFPQESLSDTFLDSLATTLATLHNIDPDKAKKGGVRIKTPMEARKEFAANIEEIKKNFTVPDQLAERWTVWLSVGSYWPKHSTFNHGDLHPPHIIVDDTQRVTGLIDWTEAEIADPGKDFVILYGLFQDDGLRDLLKRYEKAGGRTWPQMFEHIREQWAAYPALVAKFALTTGEESTMEMARGMLANWDVRRD, from the coding sequence ATGACAAAACCAAACTTGAATGAAAATTTGGCAATTCAAAAGGAACTATTATCTTTAGCAAAACAGAACGGACTTCTTATCGTTGAGGAATCCTTGGACATCAACGAGTCGGGTATGGATTTTCGTGTAGCATTTGCCACGGATGAAGAAGGCCGCAGATGGGTTCTGCGTCAGCCGCGACGCGAAGACGTGTGGGAGCGAGCCGAGAATGAGCGCAAGGTGCTGGATGTGGTCCGAGGAAATATACCCGCACAAGTACCGGATTGGAGGATCTTCACGCCAGAGTTGATAGCTTATCCTTTGCTTGATGGTGATCCGATCGCAGTTGTGGATCCCGCAGGGGGAGGGTATGTGTGGCGATTCCCTCAGGAGAGCTTATCGGATACATTCCTGGATTCACTGGCTACGACTCTCGCCACGCTGCATAACATCGATCCCGACAAGGCGAAGAAAGGTGGAGTGCGGATCAAGACACCTATGGAAGCTCGCAAAGAGTTTGCGGCAAATATAGAGGAGATTAAAAAGAATTTTACGGTACCGGACCAACTGGCGGAACGCTGGACGGTGTGGCTGTCTGTAGGTAGCTATTGGCCGAAGCACTCGACGTTTAATCACGGTGATCTGCACCCACCGCATATCATTGTCGATGATACACAGCGGGTAACCGGACTCATCGACTGGACGGAAGCGGAGATCGCTGATCCGGGTAAGGATTTTGTAATCCTTTATGGACTTTTCCAAGATGATGGACTGCGCGATCTGCTGAAGCGATACGAGAAGGCAGGGGGAAGGACATGGCCTCAGATGTTTGAGCATATTCGGGAACAATGGGCTGCTTACCCGGCACTGGTTGCCAAATTTGCTCTAACCACAGGGGAAGAGTCGACGATGGAAATGGCGAGAGGCATGCTGGCAAACTGGGATGTGAGGCGGGATTAG
- a CDS encoding 5'-nucleotidase C-terminal domain-containing protein — MRKISTKRFAGWPLSFLLCASILFVPFASTPVQAAEADKETKITLLGTSDIHGRFMPWDYALDGPNPTGSMTQLYTIVKKVRAENPNTILLDAGDMIQDNSAELFNDQPQSPMMVAMNEMKYDAWVMGNHEFNFGLDVLEKISSQFNGQPLVGNIFKENGDRYMPAYTIIEKDGIKVGVIGMNTPMITEFEKGTDHLDGIIVKDPVEETKKAIAELKGKVDVMVGLMHMGLDNENGNQGTGVTDIANANPELAAIFAGHMHTLIESQTVNGVLISEPNKYGSHISRIDLTFEKDGDKVVLKSKEAQALAVKAADGTYEVSDPALEETLHPFHEFARADANIEVAELKGTNLVPADEIKGIPTVQIQETPLSDFFTEVMLHYSDADVVAHQIDNDKAKLDIGPIKKKDIAFNYQYTFGEVTVYEVTGRDLMDYMEWSAGYFNSTRPGDVTVSFDPKRRASKYSTDDFFGGVTYEIDLTKPYGNRITNLKYSDGSVVKEDDTLKLGMNAYRMEALIAKGGAMEGRKFKQLWSSKDASAFGEIQGTIRNLSIAYLKDVMKGVYEPKIQHNWKITGVDLTAPERADVVELINDGIMSVPTTEDGKYTNIASINILDAVTQEEIDTLSAKAGVSAAQFAGVKTKGAFYQQLNKARKAAGNGEGATTPEKPTTPTVPKPTPGTSKPGKPSTPSTGKPDTANKGKQAKVTAAYLNVRAGASSKAKVVAAVPKGTVLEVISTYKYGWVKVKLDGRVAFVYGKYVSILK; from the coding sequence ATGCGCAAAATTTCAACAAAACGTTTCGCCGGATGGCCTTTATCATTCCTCTTATGTGCCTCCATTTTGTTTGTCCCTTTTGCTTCCACTCCGGTTCAGGCTGCTGAGGCAGACAAGGAGACCAAGATCACGTTGCTGGGTACATCGGATATACATGGTCGATTTATGCCGTGGGACTATGCTCTGGACGGTCCAAATCCAACTGGTAGCATGACACAGCTCTACACCATTGTGAAAAAAGTCCGTGCGGAGAATCCCAACACGATCCTGCTGGATGCAGGCGACATGATTCAGGATAACTCAGCTGAGTTGTTTAATGATCAACCTCAATCTCCCATGATGGTTGCAATGAACGAGATGAAATATGACGCATGGGTTATGGGTAACCATGAGTTTAACTTTGGACTGGACGTACTGGAGAAGATCTCTTCCCAATTCAATGGACAACCTCTCGTGGGTAATATTTTCAAAGAAAACGGCGACCGCTACATGCCTGCCTATACGATTATCGAGAAAGACGGAATCAAAGTGGGTGTTATCGGAATGAACACACCTATGATTACCGAGTTTGAGAAAGGGACGGATCACCTGGACGGTATCATCGTCAAAGATCCTGTGGAAGAGACCAAAAAGGCCATTGCTGAGCTGAAAGGCAAAGTCGATGTCATGGTTGGACTCATGCATATGGGATTGGATAACGAGAACGGAAATCAGGGCACCGGAGTGACAGATATCGCCAACGCCAACCCGGAGCTGGCTGCCATTTTTGCCGGACACATGCATACCTTGATTGAATCCCAAACGGTTAACGGTGTATTGATCTCCGAACCGAATAAATATGGCTCACATATCTCTCGAATTGACCTTACATTTGAAAAAGACGGCGACAAAGTTGTGCTGAAAAGCAAGGAAGCTCAAGCTCTCGCTGTGAAAGCAGCAGACGGAACATATGAAGTCTCCGATCCTGCGCTGGAAGAGACTTTGCACCCATTCCACGAGTTCGCTCGTGCCGATGCCAACATTGAAGTGGCTGAACTGAAAGGAACAAACCTGGTGCCTGCCGATGAGATTAAGGGTATTCCTACGGTGCAGATCCAGGAAACACCTTTGTCTGACTTTTTCACCGAAGTGATGTTGCATTACAGTGATGCCGATGTGGTCGCGCACCAGATTGATAACGACAAGGCCAAGCTGGATATAGGCCCGATCAAGAAAAAGGATATTGCATTCAACTACCAATACACCTTTGGTGAAGTGACCGTATATGAAGTGACCGGACGCGATCTGATGGATTATATGGAGTGGTCTGCGGGGTACTTCAACTCCACTCGCCCGGGTGATGTGACCGTCAGCTTTGATCCGAAACGACGTGCTTCCAAATACAGCACCGATGATTTCTTCGGTGGCGTAACATATGAGATTGACCTGACCAAGCCATACGGCAATCGGATTACAAATCTCAAGTACAGCGATGGGTCAGTGGTCAAAGAAGACGATACGCTGAAGCTCGGTATGAATGCCTACCGGATGGAAGCCCTGATTGCCAAAGGCGGCGCGATGGAAGGACGTAAGTTCAAGCAGCTATGGTCCTCCAAGGACGCTTCGGCATTTGGTGAGATTCAAGGTACAATTCGCAACCTGTCCATCGCCTATCTGAAAGATGTCATGAAAGGTGTCTACGAACCGAAGATTCAACACAACTGGAAAATCACTGGCGTAGACCTGACTGCACCGGAGCGTGCAGATGTAGTGGAGTTAATTAACGATGGCATTATGTCTGTGCCAACAACAGAAGATGGCAAGTACACCAACATTGCCTCCATTAACATTTTGGATGCAGTGACTCAAGAAGAGATCGATACGCTATCTGCCAAAGCAGGTGTGAGTGCAGCACAATTCGCAGGCGTGAAAACCAAGGGAGCGTTCTATCAACAGCTGAACAAAGCTCGCAAAGCGGCAGGCAATGGTGAGGGAGCAACTACTCCTGAGAAACCTACGACACCAACAGTACCAAAACCAACTCCAGGCACATCGAAACCTGGTAAACCATCAACACCAAGCACGGGTAAGCCGGATACCGCCAACAAAGGCAAACAAGCCAAGGTTACTGCGGCTTACCTGAACGTACGTGCTGGCGCTTCATCCAAAGCGAAGGTCGTTGCTGCCGTTCCAAAGGGCACTGTGCTTGAGGTGATCAGTACATACAAGTATGGATGGGTAAAAGTGAAGCTGGATGGACGTGTAGCATTTGTATACGGGAAATATGTGAGTATTTTGAAATAG